Below is a genomic region from Trichoderma asperellum chromosome 2, complete sequence.
AACTGCTACAAATAGACCCTTCAGGAAAGTGTACCTACGAGAGAAGCTCTCAACTTTCATTCACCACTTCCCGCAGAACACAGTTTTTATCTCCATGTTTGAGTGGGCAGATGCGAGCCTCCGTGTCATTGATGAGACGCGTGACCTCTTGTATGACCAGATTTTAGTGAAAGAGCATGACTGCATTAGTAGCCGCATGTTTGTCATTCAACACGAGCTTACACACGGCAACACCAACACGATAAAAGCTGCATTTGAGCATGCTCTGGCAAGCGACGTTTGCCAGAATAGTTCTGTGTTGTGGACATCCTACATTCGCTTCTGTTATGCTCAGAAGCAGCTACGTGCTAAGGCAAAGGATGTGTTTTACAGAGCTTTGAGGCACTGCCCTGGGTCGAAGGAAGTCATTATGGAAGCCTTCGTGACCCTGATTCGCGATATGGAGTCTGATGAACTCAAAGCGGTGTATAATACGATGACATCGAAGGGGATGAGGATTCATGTCGACATGGAAGAATTTCTCGACAAGCATAGATCTGAATCGtcgaaagagaagagaagatgaataTGTGACGGATGCGTGCGCATGCGAATGCATATATAGGTTAGAATATGTAGCATAGCATATCTAATACCGTTTATCTGCTGTACCGTTTTGGGTATGGAATCTAATAATAAATGTGGTATTCATACAGTAGATAGCTCATTGGCTCTTGGTAGATGCAGTTGACGGACACTACCCACGCTATCTGATCCGCCATCGCCACGTCACGACGTCAAGGGAGCTTTGTACGACGTGTTGGCGTTGGTACTTTCAACGTATATGATTCGTTTATGTAAGTGAATgagatatataattaatatagttaacaTACCCAATTTTTTTGGAATTTAAAGCAACTCTGAGACACAATGTCACTCGTCTATCCATTTGAATAGGGGATTGTCAACCTATCAAAGCTAAGCCCCTCAATTCATGTCAGCGGTTTTTCGACATGCGACTCCACCTAGTCTCTATAGAGGGGCTTCTCCTTGGGCTATGCAGAAGCTGAGCCACAGTTTCATCTGCAGCGATTcagctcttttttcctttgtttgcGTAAGACGGTTTGCGACGATAATCTGTGATTGGAGATTCATTTGTTTCGTCACTGCAGGGTAGCAGGCAGACTTTCACGGCTTAGGGGAAAGTGGTCTAGAacctctgcttcctcttggcTCGGATTCTTAGTGCCCCTGCGGTTATTCTCAAAGGCGTCAGCTGTTATTCTGCTATATCCCACAACAGAGaagcatcatctcatctcatattCTTGATCGTTGTTCACTTCAGACCACTAAAGCCACTCTCACTTTTTCCCTCAGCTTTAGTCTTGCTTTCACtttcactcactcactcactcttccttcttctacaTCCACCATGGCTACTGCAGATGAGGCCGCCAACGCCTCGCTCCAATCTGGCGGCGGTTCTGTCCCAGCCAAACGGACAATCCAAGCTCTCAGCAGCACCTCGCTCGCCTATCTAAAGCGCCTTTTCGAGTCTCACGCCACCCCCGAAGGAAAGTGGACAAGTGATCAGGTCAGAGTCTTTTCGCAAAAAGTCCAGGGCAATGGCACAACGCCTGCAACTTCGGATGCGCTACTCAATGCCCCCGAACTCGATCTCAACGGCTTCCTTGCCTACATGACTTCTTCATTGAGCGACGCCATCTTGCCAATGAAGAATGAGGACTTTTCATGGCCGCTGGCCAGCTACTACATCAGCTCCAGTCACAATACGTATCTGACGGGCAACCAGCTGTCGAGTAATAGTACCACCGGCGCTTACACCAACGTGCTGCTGAGAGGGTGTCGCTGCGTCGAAATTGACGTCTGGGATGGCGATGAGAGCGACGCAGAGACTTCGTCATCAGACAGCGAGACGAGCGATGATGAAGCAGCGGCAAAAAAGGCAGAGctcaaaaagaagaagaaggagcacAAGGACAAGGCAAAGTCTAGCTGGGGGGACCAGCTGAAaagcaagatggagaagatcaACATTAGCAAGAAAATCgacaagatggaagagaaggcAACCGAGAAGGTGGCAGAGATAGAGGAGGCCGTGAAGAGAAAGTCAGATTCACCCTCCGCGGCAGAGCCGAGAGTCCTCCACGGACACACACTCACAAAGGACGTTCCTTTCCGGGATGTTTGTGTTGCTATTCGAGAGAGCGCATTCGTCGTCTCAGAAATGCCGCTGATTGTGAGCCTGGAAGTCCACTGCAGTCCCAAACAGCAGATCGTCATGGTGGACATCATGAAGGAGGTCTGGGATGGTCTCCTAGTGACCGACCCAGACTGTGATGTCGAGGCGCTGCCCAGCCCCCACGACCTGAGACGCAAGATTCTCATCAAGACCAAATACGTCCCAGCCGGTACGCCCCTTGATAAGGTCGACACCATACGGAGCGAACAGGTCCCAACGCCCAGCGGCGCACAGCCAAAGCCCGCCAAGACGATCCAAGAGCTCGCCCGCCTTGCAATCTACACCCAGGGAGTGACATTCAAGAATTGGACGCAACCAGAAGCTACGATGCCCACGCACATGTTCTCGATATCCGAGAAGAAGTTCATCGAGTACCATGAAAAGCAGTGGACAACTCTCTTCAATCACAACAAGCGATATTTCTTGAGGGCTTATCCATCAGGATTCCGAATTGGATCTTCCAACTTGAACCCGTCCATTTTCTGGGGCGGCGGTGCTCAGATTATCGCCTTGAATTGGCAAGAAACTGACCAAGGCATGATGCTGAACGAAGGCATGTTTGTAGGAACAAGCGGCTATGTCCTAAAACCAGAGGGTAAAAGCTTAACCACCCCATTTTACTCCAGCTTTACTTGCACGACTTCCACCTGCTAACCAACATAATCTCCTAGGATACCGCCCTTCGCTCACATCgaaggaggaagatgctTCCAAacccatcaccatcacccgCAAGCCCGTATCCCTCGCCTTCACCTTCCTTTCCGCCCAAAACATCCCCCTCCCACCAGGCGACAAGTCCGCCAAGGGCTTTAAGCCGTACATCAAAGTCGAACTCCACGTGGAAGGCTCCAAAAATAGTCACGCAGAGAGCGATGGCCACGTCCATGAGAGCGAGTACAAGGTCCGCACCAAGACGTACAAAGGCTGTGACGTTGACCTAGGCGCGGAGAAGCTTGAGTTCAAGGGCGTTCCTGGGGTGGTCGAAGAACTTACGTTTGTGAGATTTACGATACGAGATGATGAGATTGGCAGGGATGAACTAGCGGCGTGGGCGTGTGTGCGCCTCGATCGTCTTGGCCAGGGGTATAGATTTGTCCATTTGAGGAATACGAAGGGAGCTGCAACAGACGGAGCATTACTGGTCAAGATAGAAAGGCTTTCAACGTAGACGATAAGACAGTAGATAGTTTGTAGCCGCCTTCTTCATATAATTGTTCTTTGTTTGTCCCTTTTCGGTTTTCATTGCCCTTAAGAGCACAAATATCCAATGTCCTGCGTTTCACATTCATTCTGATGTGTGATTATCAAATCAAAACTATTACATCAACATCATTTGACTTAATCCATTACATGCAATCTCTACTGCCTAGTAGTTATCGCCGCCTTGGTTCCGGCCGCTTCCCATGTGCATCTTATCCTTCACCTTCTCAAACAGAccttggccgccgccgccttgaCGCGTGTTTCCAGAGGTGTCAGAGGAGCCGAAGCCCGAGGATTGTTGGTTTCCAGAGGAACCATACGAGTCGCCGCCTTGGCCATAGGTGTTCGATGAGCCATACGAGTCATCTTGGCGGCCACTGGAGCCGAAAGTAGAATCATCATTACGACGATTTCCGGAGCCATATGTGTCACTGCTTAATCCGGTGTTTCCAGATCCATACGTGTCATTGCCGGAGCCGTAGTTGCCACTGGAGCCGTAGGTGTCGTTGCCCGAGCCGAAGGATTGACCTTGGCCACTAGAACCGAATGAAGTATCATCGTTACGGCGATTGCCCGAGCCGTAAGTGTCTCCTCCGGATCCGAATTGGTCTCCTGTGGAGCCAAAGTTGTCAGTGTTGTCACGGCCAGACTACTGATTGTTAGTGAATGTACTATAGCGTAGGTGTTGTTGAGAATCGTTGATTCTTAACATATTCAACTTACGccgtattgctgctgctgctataaacCAGGAATGTGAATTAGTCCTTGTCCCActgacgaggaagaagtaTGAAGGTGGTAAACTCACGTTGTCGTCGCCACGCCAAGACATTTTGAAAAGGTAGTTTTATTAGAAagagattaaaatatttgaTAGTAGTTGTAATGGTGAGATTATAGATTTTAGTTCTAAAAAATCGGTAGGCTGAAATCGAGACGACTCACAGTCCTTTATATACAAAGAGATGGGGGGGCGCTGCAACTGGGTAACTGACCAAGGAATTCGTCTCTTCATACTCACAACCATTCGGATGCTCAGAATGTCTGGGAAAGCTGCCATGGCGCACGCCACCGGGTATACGGAGAAGGTCCCACTGAGAATCCGATCAGTAACCACGACTCCATGAAGGGAAAAGTACATGGCAGTAACGCTGCAAGGTACATAAAATCAAGGCAGCTTGGTCATGGCTGAATTCGTCATGATTATCTCCAATTTTCTCCAAGCGCCCCGCCCCCGGGCCACGCCCGGCAGCCCCATACTAGAGGCCTCCCCTTGTCTTGTTGCGGGAGCTtcaattaataaagcttcgATTTTCGACGCACGTTGACGCTCCAAATATAGAAAAGGTTTGTTTCGTACACAAACGATATCATTTTTGCTGATTTCCCGTTTCTTCTGGACCCAATCAGCTTTTCTTTCGTGAGATAGACCTCGTAACAACCTGACCAACTGTAGCAGCTTAAGCTTCCCCTCCATCCTGCTCCCGTCATGTCCGCCGACATCCAGCAAGCTTTGGATGGCGATAAACGTGTGGCGCTCTTAGTTCCTGATCATGGCGATTGGAAGACGCCGTCGTCATCTGAGACAAAAGCTTCGCAAGAGTTAGCGGCGGGGTAATAAATGGATTAACCAGCTCCAATCCAGCGCCTCATTTGAATACACGTCGAAAGTGATCTTTTGATGAGCGCATCTCGCAAGCCGGGCTAGTCGCAGATCTGGAGACGCTAGTTGGCTATGACGGATGAGCCATCTCCATACCTAGCTGCATAGATATGATGCCAGGCTTTTTACCAGGAGTGGCCGCATGCAATGGCTCCAGAATTGGCTGGTGAGTTGTGAGTCGTTGCGCACCACGTTCATTAAGTAGTGGCTGCCATGAGTACATGGAAATAACTGGATTGGAATGCCAATTCGCACGCAATGAGGGGCTTGCAGTCTAAGTGATGTCTGTTGGCTGCATCCGTCCAATTGCTATCCGGTTCCTCGCCAGTCTTGACGCCCATATACCGCACCACGATGAGGCGAAGGAGGTGGGTGTTGATAGTAAAAGGGAGGGGTTTACTTCGCTTTCCGTAGGAGCTCAGTAAGATATGACGTGCCATGGCATCATTGAAAGAGCCGGCGCTTTCTAACCAAGACGGCAACCATCCTTTCTTGAGGCTCCTGTCCCAGAGTAGGCACCCGTCGGCTTGATTTGGAAGCGAAAGGATGCTGCATTGCATCACCACCTTTCCCCGTGCTTCTATTCTGTGTTGGTAGTCGTCTGGTTGTTTGAGAATTGCAGCCGACTGCAGGTTGTGATTGCCCATGTCGCCGTAATCGTACTGAGTGATTGATATTGCTCGGGCTATGTATAGAATTGCCAGGAGTTGAAGTACTTTGCTGAAAAATAAAGGGAACGTCTTGATGGTGCCCAGCTCAATGAAGCAAAATGCGAGTGCATCAAAAGACGTTGCTCAAGAAAGAACAAATAGGCTTAGAGTATGGTAGGAGATTGTCCACATATAAATCAATTGAATTGAATTTAAAAGAACATTGAAAAGACAGAGGTCGAGGGAAGTTTTGACGAACGTGCTTTCCTCATTACGTCCCTGCCGGTACTTAGTGCTTAGACGGGTTCGTTCGAGGAAGGCGCACGTCGGGATACCAACAAATGGGAAGAGATACCTGCAGTTTATTAAGTCTCGTGAAATGAGAAGAATGCGTTTCAAAGGAttaactacctagtacctagttTCAAGAATTGTAAAACTGTAATGAATAAATGACGGGTGTTAATATCTGCCTGAACTATGAAAGTCTACAATTGGGGGGGAGCGGCAATTTCGTAACAACACAGCGATTCCAAGATGTTCCCAAACAGGTGTTTCTTTGAATCAAATAATTCACGATCCGCAGGTGCAATATCCATCTTCCGCGCCTCTGCCATCATCCCCGTATTTGAGACTACAATACGGCCTCGATCCTAATGGACTTGAGCCGCAGTCAACCAAGTCTTTGCATACCTCGTAATCCCTCTCATCTCCCGTCCGGGAGCAATCGAAATAACGGCATTCGCATCTTCCCCGAGGATATTGCGAAGCCCCCGTGCTGCAGTACGGAAACTCAGGATACAGTGAAAAATGCTTTTCCGTGCAGTTCGACTGCATCGCGCAGTAATGGTGAGGACTCTCTTGGAAGAGACAATCCGCGACCCGGGGCTGGCACCCACAGGTGCCCAAGCCATCGGTGCTATTATGATGTCTCTCCTTTATACAGGCGTGGTCGTCGAATTCGCGGCACTGGCGATAGGCCAAGCACGTTGACCTTCGAAAACATGCCATGGCCAAGCATTTGCACTCCCCGCGCTCGCATGTCGGATATAGACCTTGCGACGCGTCGCAGTCCAGCGTTACTCGGCAATCCTCCGCCATATCCGAGGCACCATCGCATGTGTCTGTGAAATTGAACTTCATGGCGGATCCAGTCTGGCCTGAAGGGCGACTCTGTAAACAGGCACTCGCACTTACAGCTGAGAttggtgttgatgttgatattGGCTGAGCTTCCGATTCTGGCCAGGGTGATATCGGAAAAcaaaagatattattacaGCTGTGAGATGTTTTGGTGCTCTGTGTAAGCTTTGGTAGCTCTGACTGTTCTGGTGAGGTATCCCAGGCGGTGATAGTCGGCGATGAAGCTTCTTCAATAGCCATGCCGGCAGAGACAGAAACAGCGACGAAGGGGTTCATCATAGTACCCCAGCTGCTTCGCGGAGGCGCAGCAGCTATGTATTGTAAGGATATTGAGAGGTATAAGCCTCCCAGAGCGAGACACGCATTGTTGAAGAACAtgttattatattttacttggTTAATATCCAAGTATATTAACTCTAAAAAGACTTCTAAAGGCCTTCGATCAAATCCATGCCAGCCGCCTGCGATCCTCCTGACATTAAATGATTTCCCCATTGCAGTATATCATCGCTAAACAAATGTGCCCACATAGCAAAAGTTCAAGACTGTTTGTTCTCAATCACATTTTCACCCACAAGTTCAAATATCAGTGATCAAGTTTAACAACTCTAAATTGTGATAATGAAACCCATTGCCTGTGTTTCCATCGTACCGTTACACGTCAGTGATCCCTTACAGCTTGCTGCTAATTTGATCATCAGACACAATTGCGCcgctcatcatcgccgcctcgGGCGGTGTAGGCCTAGAGAGAAACAGCTCTCTTCCACCTTGATTCCCCCACCAGGCGACTCCGATGGCTGCTCTTTCTACATCCATTTCGCCATTGATGAGAATATCCCAGAATCGCTTCTTTACCGGTGCCCTCAGCTTGGGATCTTCAATCGTATTCAATGTTTGTGCCGTAATGGTAAGCCATTCTTCCACTAAAGGCAAGGGCAAGAATGGCAGAGTATCAATCAGAGCCATGGTCAGCGTGCTCTGCTCGGAGCAAGGTtctggaggctgctgagccaAATCTTCTGGCGATGTAGCATCCAATGAGACGGCATCTGGAGTTTGGAGCAGAAGTGCTGTGCCCGCCGTAGGAATGGATGCGCGAAGCATTTCAAGGAGAGTTTCTGAGAGATGAGGTTCCACAGCGGCGATTGGAAAAGGCGGAGAGACGGTCTGCATGACGGTCTTATAGGCAACTCGGAACTGCCTGGGCGATATTTGTGAGGGAAATGATTCAAAGAGCTTGACAATGTAGAAGGGGGTGATGCTGATGGTGAGCGGGCCGTGTTGTGGGCAGGAGAGGACAGAAAGAATGGCGCTGTGAGAAGACTCAAAGAGTTCGACTATCGAGGGAGTCATGGGGCCCTCATGGGAGAGATATGAAGTTGCGGG
It encodes:
- a CDS encoding uncharacterized protein (EggNog:ENOG41); its protein translation is MATADEAANASLQSGGGSVPAKRTIQALSSTSLAYLKRLFESHATPEGKWTSDQVRVFSQKVQGNGTTPATSDALLNAPELDLNGFLAYMTSSLSDAILPMKNEDFSWPLASYYISSSHNTYLTGNQLSSNSTTGAYTNVLLRGCRCVEIDVWDGDESDAETSSSDSETSDDEAAAKKAELKKKKKEHKDKAKSSWGDQLKSKMEKINISKKIDKMEEKATEKVAEIEEAVKRKSDSPSAAEPRVLHGHTLTKDVPFRDVCVAIRESAFVVSEMPLIVSLEVHCSPKQQIVMVDIMKEVWDGLLVTDPDCDVEALPSPHDLRRKILIKTKYVPAGTPLDKVDTIRSEQVPTPSGAQPKPAKTIQELARLAIYTQGVTFKNWTQPEATMPTHMFSISEKKFIEYHEKQWTTLFNHNKRYFLRAYPSGFRIGSSNLNPSIFWGGGAQIIALNWQETDQGMMLNEGMFVGTSGYVLKPEGYRPSLTSKEEDASKPITITRKPVSLAFTFLSAQNIPLPPGDKSAKGFKPYIKVELHVEGSKNSHAESDGHVHESEYKVRTKTYKGCDVDLGAEKLEFKGVPGVVEELTFVRFTIRDDEIGRDELAAWACVRLDRLGQGYRFVHLRNTKGAATDGALLVKIERLST